A single window of Sneathiella limimaris DNA harbors:
- the rseP gene encoding RIP metalloprotease RseP gives MELLIENWIYLPAFVAVITILVFVHEYGHYKIARLCGVKVDVFSIGFGKELFGWYDKNGCRWRISAIPFGGYVKFFGDAGVASNAQGDNELDQMSPEDKAVSFHHKKLWQRAAVVFAGPAANFIFAIVALCILFMTLGQANTPPVANEVIPESAAEEAGILPGDRILSINGDPISSFEELRQQVVVGLDEPLNMTIDRNGAELTLTVIPKVVEFTDGSGNVQKIGQLGIRSTQREFREHGLISAIGAAVDQTWFVTTATLKGAWQMITGTRDSSELSGPLGIIKMSGDAAKQGENLGGSLLSLFNFMIFVSISLGLINLFPIPMLDGGHLLFYGVEAVRGKPLGEKTMEFGFRIGLTLVLMLMVFATWNDLNKPWIKDFFTGIFS, from the coding sequence ATGGAATTGCTTATAGAGAACTGGATTTATCTTCCCGCTTTTGTGGCTGTTATTACCATCCTCGTCTTTGTCCATGAATATGGCCATTACAAAATCGCGCGGCTTTGTGGGGTCAAGGTTGATGTTTTCTCTATCGGTTTTGGTAAAGAGTTATTCGGCTGGTATGACAAAAATGGTTGTCGTTGGCGGATTAGTGCCATTCCCTTTGGTGGTTATGTAAAATTCTTTGGAGATGCCGGGGTTGCCAGCAATGCGCAAGGTGACAATGAGTTAGATCAGATGTCGCCAGAGGATAAGGCTGTTTCCTTCCATCACAAGAAACTCTGGCAGCGGGCGGCTGTTGTATTTGCGGGTCCAGCTGCAAATTTCATTTTCGCGATTGTTGCATTGTGCATTCTTTTCATGACACTGGGGCAAGCGAATACGCCTCCAGTTGCCAATGAAGTCATCCCTGAGAGTGCTGCTGAAGAGGCAGGTATACTCCCGGGAGATCGTATCTTAAGTATTAACGGGGATCCCATATCCAGCTTTGAGGAGCTTCGCCAGCAGGTTGTGGTCGGTTTGGATGAGCCGCTAAATATGACCATTGATCGAAACGGTGCTGAGCTGACATTAACTGTCATTCCGAAGGTCGTTGAATTTACAGACGGTAGCGGAAATGTTCAAAAGATTGGGCAATTGGGAATTCGCTCAACGCAGCGGGAGTTTCGTGAGCACGGCCTTATAAGCGCCATCGGGGCAGCTGTTGATCAGACCTGGTTTGTTACAACGGCGACTTTAAAGGGTGCCTGGCAAATGATCACTGGCACGCGCGACAGTTCTGAACTAAGCGGACCCCTTGGCATTATTAAAATGTCTGGTGACGCAGCGAAGCAGGGCGAAAACCTTGGTGGAAGTCTTCTTTCGCTTTTCAACTTTATGATTTTCGTCTCTATCAGTCTCGGGCTAATCAATCTTTTCCCAATTCCCATGCTGGATGGTGGGCATCTCTTGTTTTATGGTGTCGAAGCTGTCCGCGGCAAACCTCTCGGTGAAAAAACCATGGAATTTGGTTTCCGCATTGGACTAACACTCGTATTGATGTTAATGGTCTTTGCGACGTGGAATGACCTGAATAAACCATGGATAAAAGATTTTTTCACAGGTATATTCTCGTAG
- the dxr gene encoding 1-deoxy-D-xylulose-5-phosphate reductoisomerase: MLQSAPVTDLENVTFAHPKKVSIFGATGSVGTSTIDLIKRQPNQFDVDVLTANTNAGELAQYAIQLKANLAVIADESKYQELQDLLKGTGIEVAAGESALIEAAGRPMDWMMAAIMGSAGLRPTLAAIKKGTTVALANKEALVCAGSLMMQEVRSHHSVLLPVDSEHNAIFQVLDEKQSSSIRRIILTASGGPFRCTPLHQMKEVTLEQALKHPNWDMGAKISIDSATMMNKGLEFIEAFHLFPVDQEQIEILVHPQSVIHSMVEYRDGSILAQMGSPDMRIPISYALGWPERHCFDQETLDFTELGQFTFEAPDLERFRALGLAKNALKTGKSAPAILNAANEVAVEGFLSKRIGFLDIVAVVDKVLEKAEFIELRSLEDVFYQDAKGRELAREVIKSF; the protein is encoded by the coding sequence ATGTTGCAATCTGCCCCTGTGACAGATCTAGAAAATGTTACATTTGCACATCCCAAGAAGGTCAGTATTTTTGGGGCTACAGGTTCAGTTGGCACAAGTACCATAGACTTGATCAAGCGTCAGCCCAACCAATTCGATGTTGATGTCCTTACTGCGAACACAAATGCTGGTGAATTGGCGCAATACGCAATCCAATTGAAAGCAAACCTTGCTGTCATAGCGGATGAAAGTAAATATCAAGAACTACAAGATCTCCTTAAAGGAACTGGAATAGAAGTTGCCGCAGGCGAGAGTGCCTTGATCGAAGCCGCCGGTCGTCCTATGGATTGGATGATGGCTGCCATTATGGGATCGGCAGGTTTACGCCCGACTTTAGCGGCTATAAAAAAGGGGACAACAGTAGCGCTCGCCAATAAAGAGGCCCTTGTCTGTGCTGGATCACTGATGATGCAGGAAGTTCGGTCGCATCACTCAGTCTTGCTACCGGTAGACAGTGAGCATAATGCAATTTTTCAGGTTTTGGATGAAAAACAGTCCAGTTCAATTCGACGAATTATTCTAACTGCTTCAGGTGGACCCTTCAGGTGTACGCCGTTACACCAGATGAAGGAGGTAACACTGGAGCAGGCATTGAAGCACCCCAACTGGGATATGGGCGCCAAAATCTCAATTGATAGTGCAACAATGATGAATAAAGGGCTTGAATTCATTGAAGCTTTTCATCTTTTTCCAGTTGATCAGGAACAGATTGAAATTCTGGTTCATCCCCAGTCAGTTATTCATAGTATGGTGGAATACAGGGATGGTTCAATCTTGGCACAAATGGGAAGTCCGGATATGAGGATTCCGATATCCTATGCCCTTGGCTGGCCAGAGCGTCATTGTTTTGATCAAGAGACGCTTGATTTTACAGAACTTGGTCAGTTTACATTTGAGGCGCCTGATTTAGAAAGATTTCGCGCTCTTGGGTTAGCCAAAAATGCACTGAAAACTGGAAAATCGGCTCCAGCGATCTTAAATGCAGCAAATGAAGTGGCTGTTGAAGGCTTCTTAAGTAAACGGATAGGATTCCTAGATATTGTAGCTGTTGTAGACAAGGTTTTGGAAAAAGCTGAATTTATCGAGCTGCGATCTTTGGAAGATGTGTTTTACCAAGACGCAAAAGGCCGGGAACTGGCAAGAGAAGTTATCAAATCTTTTTAG
- a CDS encoding phosphatidate cytidylyltransferase — translation MSERGLSSLQLRVLSAAVLAPIAVAAVYLGAEFFALFLAIAAAAMCFEWCKASFIHNKNSYIFLVISWILFSIFLAYEEYVFYAFWCVIICAVALIALTWLRKEEREWKGAFIGPLYIGIPVLSLLEIREAYELGLVYTLTLFLIVWATDIGAYFFGRSIGGPKIAPSISPNKTWAGLIGGMICSAITAALCNAYLLHIEISEIWIALAGACLAVLAQVGDFFESGWKRHFGIKDASNLIPGHGGVLDRLDGVLFVAPALYGLIYLVGK, via the coding sequence GTGTCTGAACGTGGTTTATCCTCTCTTCAGCTCAGGGTGCTCTCGGCTGCAGTACTTGCGCCAATTGCAGTGGCAGCTGTTTACCTGGGAGCAGAATTCTTTGCGCTTTTTTTAGCTATTGCAGCAGCAGCTATGTGCTTTGAATGGTGCAAAGCGTCCTTCATTCATAACAAGAACAGCTACATTTTCCTGGTGATATCCTGGATCCTGTTTTCAATTTTCCTCGCTTATGAAGAGTATGTTTTTTACGCCTTCTGGTGCGTAATAATTTGCGCAGTCGCACTCATTGCTCTGACCTGGCTTCGAAAAGAAGAGAGGGAATGGAAAGGAGCTTTCATAGGCCCCCTTTACATTGGAATTCCAGTTCTTTCGCTTCTGGAGATTAGGGAAGCATATGAGCTCGGTCTAGTCTACACACTGACTTTATTTCTCATTGTATGGGCAACCGACATAGGAGCCTATTTCTTCGGAAGATCCATTGGCGGACCGAAAATAGCTCCATCAATCAGCCCTAATAAAACTTGGGCTGGTCTTATTGGCGGTATGATTTGTTCAGCGATAACAGCTGCCTTATGTAACGCCTACCTTCTTCATATTGAGATTTCTGAAATTTGGATCGCTTTGGCTGGAGCATGTTTGGCAGTATTGGCGCAAGTTGGTGACTTCTTTGAATCTGGATGGAAACGACATTTTGGCATCAAAGATGCCAGTAATCTCATTCCGGGGCATGGAGGGGTCCTAGATCGGCTTGATGGTGTTCTTTTTGTAGCGCCTGCGCTATATGGTTTGATTTACCTGGTAGGGAAATGA
- a CDS encoding isoprenyl transferase yields the protein MGIVEKNDLTANSLKHIAIIMDGNGRWANKRALSRLKGHEQGANAVREAIKGCRELGIPFLTLFAFSSENWKRPKDEVNHLMGLFRYFFNKELKDLSEAGVKVNFIGNIKKLPEDVQDLVQIAKDKTAGNTDLVLTIALSYGGKEEITSAARKIAKLILDGELAPDEIDETFFASHLETDGLPDPDIILRTSGEQRISNFLLWQSAYSELIFQEVLWPDFDRSWLEKAVDEFHSRCRRYGAISV from the coding sequence ATGGGGATTGTTGAGAAAAACGATCTGACTGCGAATTCCTTGAAGCACATAGCCATTATTATGGATGGAAATGGCAGATGGGCTAATAAACGTGCGTTAAGTCGACTAAAAGGTCACGAGCAAGGCGCTAACGCCGTGCGTGAAGCGATAAAAGGCTGCCGTGAACTTGGTATTCCCTTCCTGACTCTGTTTGCATTCTCTTCCGAAAATTGGAAGCGACCTAAAGATGAAGTTAATCATCTCATGGGCCTGTTTCGATATTTCTTTAACAAGGAATTGAAGGATTTATCAGAAGCCGGCGTTAAAGTGAACTTTATAGGGAATATCAAAAAGTTACCTGAGGATGTACAGGACTTAGTTCAAATCGCCAAAGATAAAACTGCAGGGAATACTGACCTTGTCTTGACCATCGCACTGAGCTATGGCGGTAAGGAAGAAATTACGTCTGCAGCTCGGAAGATTGCAAAACTCATCCTGGATGGAGAACTTGCGCCTGATGAGATTGATGAAACGTTTTTCGCGTCTCATTTAGAGACTGATGGTTTACCAGACCCTGACATTATCTTACGAACAAGTGGTGAGCAACGGATCAGCAATTTCCTTCTCTGGCAATCTGCTTATTCCGAATTGATATTTCAGGAAGTACTTTGGCCTGATTTTGACAGAAGCTGGCTTGAAAAAGCAGTAGACGAGTTTCATTCCAGGTGTCGTCGCTATGGGGCAATCAGTGTCTGA
- the frr gene encoding ribosome recycling factor has protein sequence MPVPNMKDLEKRMGGALEALKGEFAGLRTGRAHISLLDPVMVESYGASMPIQQVGTVSAPEPRMLSVTVWDKSNVSAVEKGIRNAGLGLNPVVDGMTVRVPIPELTEERRIDLTKVASGYAEQAKIAIRNVRRHGIDDAKAAEKEGDFSKDDVKHAEDEIQKLTDTYVKKVDVLLGEKQQEIMQV, from the coding sequence ATGCCAGTGCCCAATATGAAAGACCTTGAAAAGCGCATGGGAGGTGCTCTAGAGGCTCTTAAAGGTGAATTTGCGGGCTTGCGCACAGGGCGCGCACATATCAGTCTTCTTGATCCAGTAATGGTTGAATCTTATGGAGCCTCTATGCCGATTCAACAGGTTGGTACGGTGAGTGCACCAGAACCTCGCATGCTGTCAGTGACTGTCTGGGATAAGAGTAATGTTTCAGCGGTCGAAAAAGGCATTCGGAATGCAGGCCTTGGCTTAAACCCAGTTGTTGATGGAATGACTGTTCGTGTGCCGATCCCTGAACTGACAGAAGAGCGCCGTATCGATTTGACGAAAGTTGCTAGTGGTTACGCTGAACAGGCGAAAATTGCGATCCGCAATGTTCGTCGCCATGGGATTGATGATGCTAAAGCAGCCGAAAAAGAGGGCGACTTTTCAAAAGATGATGTGAAACACGCTGAGGATGAAATCCAAAAGCTTACAGATACATACGTTAAAAAAGTTGATGTTCTTCTCGGTGAAAAACAACAGGAAATTATGCAGGTCTGA
- the pyrH gene encoding UMP kinase, protein MASEPKYKRVLLKCSGEALLGNQQYGIDVETATRIAKDIRQAHDMGIEICIVVGGGNIFRGVSGTAQGMDQANADYMGMMATVMNALAMQHAIEKEGMDSRVLSAIPMASVCEPYIRRRAERHLEKGRIVIFAAGTGNPFFTTDTAAALRAAEMKCDALLKGTNVDGVYDKDPAKFDDAERFETLTHLEVISKDLKVMDAAAISLARENGIPILVFSIHEKGAIADVICKNGKFTEVI, encoded by the coding sequence ATGGCAAGTGAGCCAAAATACAAACGGGTGCTTCTTAAATGCTCCGGCGAAGCCCTGTTGGGTAATCAGCAATACGGTATTGATGTTGAAACAGCGACACGCATCGCTAAAGATATCCGTCAGGCACATGATATGGGTATTGAAATCTGTATCGTTGTCGGCGGTGGAAACATTTTCAGAGGCGTTTCTGGTACAGCCCAGGGTATGGATCAGGCTAACGCAGATTACATGGGGATGATGGCGACTGTTATGAATGCACTTGCAATGCAGCACGCTATCGAAAAAGAAGGAATGGACAGCCGGGTTCTTTCCGCCATTCCAATGGCTTCGGTCTGCGAACCCTATATTCGCCGGCGGGCAGAGCGCCATCTTGAAAAAGGCCGCATTGTGATTTTTGCTGCTGGTACAGGAAATCCATTTTTTACAACAGATACAGCTGCAGCCTTGCGGGCGGCAGAAATGAAATGTGATGCCCTGCTAAAAGGAACAAATGTAGACGGTGTCTATGATAAAGATCCTGCCAAATTTGATGATGCAGAGCGGTTTGAAACGCTGACTCATTTGGAGGTCATTTCCAAAGACTTGAAAGTCATGGATGCTGCAGCTATTTCTTTGGCGCGTGAAAACGGAATTCCAATTCTTGTCTTTTCAATCCATGAAAAAGGCGCGATCGCAGATGTAATTTGTAAGAATGGCAAGTTTACGGAAGTCATCTGA
- the tsf gene encoding translation elongation factor Ts codes for MPAITASLVKELREKSGAGMMDCKKALTETDGDLDAAVDWLRTKGLATASKKSGRVAAEGLVAVSTNGTKGAIVEVNAETDFVGRNEDFQKLVSGIAEVAAEVGGDLDAIKAASFPGGSDTVEATLTNAIATIGENMNLRRAASVEVSNGVVSSYLHNAVTDGLGKIGILVALESEGDKDRLDVLGKQLAMHIAATSPESISVDDLDPELVEREKAVLSEQARESGKPEEIIEKMVQGRINKFYQEVVLLKQTFVVDGENTVEKAIELVAKEIGSPIKLTQMVRFAVGEGIEKEESDFAAEVAAAVGN; via the coding sequence ATGCCTGCAATTACAGCTTCATTGGTTAAAGAACTCCGCGAAAAATCTGGTGCGGGTATGATGGATTGTAAAAAAGCCCTGACAGAAACTGATGGTGATCTGGACGCCGCTGTAGATTGGCTGCGGACCAAAGGACTTGCAACTGCTTCCAAAAAATCTGGTCGTGTTGCTGCTGAAGGTCTGGTTGCTGTTTCTACAAACGGAACAAAAGGCGCAATCGTTGAAGTCAATGCTGAGACTGACTTTGTTGGTCGGAACGAAGACTTCCAGAAACTGGTTTCTGGTATTGCTGAAGTTGCCGCAGAAGTTGGTGGTGATCTTGATGCGATTAAAGCTGCTTCTTTCCCAGGTGGTAGCGATACTGTAGAGGCAACTCTGACAAATGCGATCGCGACAATTGGTGAGAATATGAACCTGCGCCGCGCAGCTTCTGTCGAAGTTTCTAACGGTGTTGTATCTTCATACTTGCATAACGCGGTAACTGATGGTCTTGGTAAAATCGGTATCCTGGTTGCACTTGAAAGCGAAGGGGATAAGGACCGCCTTGACGTTCTTGGTAAGCAGCTTGCGATGCATATTGCGGCTACCAGCCCAGAGTCCATTAGCGTCGATGACTTGGACCCAGAACTGGTAGAGCGGGAAAAAGCTGTTCTGTCAGAGCAGGCTCGCGAATCTGGTAAGCCAGAAGAAATCATCGAAAAGATGGTTCAGGGTCGTATCAACAAATTCTATCAGGAAGTTGTTCTTCTGAAGCAGACATTTGTGGTTGACGGTGAAAACACTGTTGAAAAAGCCATTGAACTTGTCGCTAAAGAAATCGGAAGCCCAATTAAGCTGACTCAGATGGTTCGCTTTGCTGTGGGTGAAGGTATCGAAAAAGAAGAATCTGATTTCGCTGCTGAAGTTGCTGCTGCGGTAGGCAACTAA
- the rpsB gene encoding 30S ribosomal protein S2: MTLPTFTMRQLLEAGVHFGHQSRRWNPKMGPYIFGKRNNIHIIDLQQTVPMLHQALKAVRDTVSGGGRVLFVGTKRQASDVVADTAKQCAQFYVNHRWLGGMLTNWKTVSESIKRLREAEETLSADEVGLTKKEVLKLTRERDKLELALGGIKDMGGLPNIIVVIDTNKEDLAVKEANKLGIPVVAILDSNSDPDGIDYPIPGNDDALRAINLYCDLFKQAVLDGISVEMAEQGVDLGEAVEPVAEELPAAEEVAEEAPAEEVAATE, translated from the coding sequence ATGACACTGCCAACTTTTACTATGCGTCAGCTTCTGGAAGCTGGTGTACATTTTGGACATCAGTCCCGCCGTTGGAACCCAAAAATGGGTCCATACATCTTCGGAAAAAGAAACAACATCCACATTATCGATCTGCAGCAGACAGTTCCAATGCTGCACCAGGCTCTGAAAGCTGTTCGTGACACAGTTTCAGGTGGTGGCCGTGTTCTGTTCGTTGGCACGAAACGTCAGGCTTCTGATGTTGTTGCTGACACAGCTAAGCAATGTGCGCAGTTCTATGTGAACCATCGCTGGCTCGGCGGAATGCTGACAAACTGGAAAACAGTTTCTGAATCCATCAAGCGTCTGCGGGAAGCAGAAGAAACTCTGTCTGCTGATGAAGTTGGTCTGACCAAGAAAGAAGTTCTAAAGCTTACTCGTGAACGGGATAAGCTGGAGCTGGCCCTTGGTGGTATTAAAGACATGGGTGGTCTTCCAAACATTATTGTTGTGATTGACACCAACAAAGAAGATCTGGCCGTTAAAGAAGCGAACAAACTCGGTATTCCGGTTGTTGCTATCTTGGACAGCAACTCAGATCCTGATGGAATTGATTACCCGATCCCAGGAAACGATGACGCACTTCGCGCGATCAACCTTTACTGTGATCTGTTCAAACAAGCTGTTCTGGATGGTATTTCTGTAGAAATGGCAGAACAGGGCGTTGACCTCGGTGAAGCTGTTGAGCCTGTGGCTGAAGAGCTGCCAGCTGCTGAAGAAGTTGCTGAGGAAGCTCCAGCTGAAGAAGTCGCTGCGACTGAATAA
- the dnaE gene encoding DNA polymerase III subunit alpha, protein MGQVKSLYGEPILSHASFVHLRVHTAYSLSEGAIPIKKLVGLCKDRRMPAVAITDTNNMFGSLEFSLALPGAGIQPIIGCQISVSNEGERERNGRRPEPDPIVLLAQNETGYYNLLKLTSHAFLKTEAGETAQVPFDILKKYAGGLICLTGGAGGPIGKLILSDKADEALEYIKRLKLVFQDRLYIELQRHNLESEELSEPHFLKFAYDLDIPLVATNECFFPNREMYEAHDALLCIAAGKYVGDMDRPRRTPEHYFKSAEEMAELFSDLPEAISNTLVIARRCAFASPARDPILPAFGDGASLDEAGQLELMAKEGLEKRLIEEVFTDDMDEETRQAKGSEYRERLDFEISVINQMGFPGYFLIVSDFIQWSKEHDIPVGPGRGSGAGSVVAWALTITDLDPLRFGLLFERFLNPERVSMPDFDIDFCQDKREQVIRYVQDKYGHDQVAQIITYGKLQAKAAIRDVGRVLQMPYGQVDRISKLIPSNPANPMTLQEALDSEVPLREAQRNDPEVARLIEIALQLEGLYRHASTHAAGVVIGDRELDELVPLYRDPKSDMPVTQYSMKYVETAGLVKFDFLGLKTLTVLDRAKDLIAKRGIEINFPTVPLDDPKTFELLSRGDTVGVFQLESSGMRDMLRKMRPDAFEDIIAIVALYRPGPMENIPTYIRCKHGEEEPNLLHPKLHDILEETYGVIIYQEQVMEIAKILAGYSLGQADVLRRAMGKKIKEEMDKQRAYFCEGAEKEGVDPKDASHIFDLVAKFASYGFNKSHAAAYALVSYHTAYLKANFPVEFMAASMSLDINNTDKLNIFRQDLERMKIPLNPPCLNKSQVEFDVEFEGEQGAVRYALAAIKNVGREAMAGIVKERNENGDFKDIFDFASRLNPKFLNKRQAENLTRAGAFDSLHDDRAQTFASLENILRHAQQMEEERGSGQVNLFGGADTSVSVAPVMVAAPRWTSMEQLKQEFDAIGFYLSGHPLDAYAKTLDKAGVRSSAAFLAGLSASESAAKLAGTVMGKRQIKTKKGKALAFVQLSDASGAFEVTMFEETLMQCREILEVGTSLVIGVSGHMDVENEQPRITAQSVQRLETVAAQTGDGVRIFLDNDEQLSQIASILDKGGPGRGRVAFVVNLEEENREVEVDLSATYTISPEIRQALKYVSGVLDVHDI, encoded by the coding sequence ATGGGGCAGGTGAAGTCTTTATACGGAGAGCCGATCTTGTCTCATGCCAGCTTTGTGCACCTGCGTGTACACACTGCCTATTCCTTGTCGGAAGGGGCAATCCCGATCAAGAAACTCGTGGGCCTGTGCAAAGATCGGCGGATGCCCGCAGTTGCGATCACCGACACCAATAATATGTTCGGTAGCCTCGAATTTTCCCTGGCGCTTCCCGGTGCCGGTATTCAGCCAATTATTGGCTGTCAGATTTCTGTTTCAAACGAAGGGGAGCGGGAACGCAATGGTCGTCGCCCAGAACCAGATCCAATTGTTCTTCTGGCGCAGAATGAAACTGGGTATTACAACCTCCTCAAACTAACGTCCCACGCTTTCTTGAAAACAGAAGCTGGTGAAACTGCTCAGGTTCCGTTTGATATTCTCAAAAAATATGCTGGTGGACTAATTTGCCTGACTGGCGGTGCTGGTGGTCCAATCGGTAAACTTATCCTCTCCGATAAAGCGGATGAAGCGCTTGAATATATCAAACGTCTCAAGCTTGTGTTTCAGGATCGCCTTTATATCGAATTGCAGCGGCATAATTTGGAAAGTGAAGAGCTTAGTGAGCCTCATTTCCTCAAATTTGCATATGATCTTGATATTCCGCTGGTCGCTACCAATGAATGTTTCTTCCCAAACAGGGAAATGTACGAAGCTCATGATGCTTTGCTGTGTATAGCGGCTGGTAAATATGTTGGGGATATGGATCGGCCAAGGCGAACGCCGGAACATTATTTCAAGTCAGCTGAAGAAATGGCTGAATTATTCTCTGACTTGCCAGAAGCGATATCCAATACTTTGGTGATTGCCAGACGGTGTGCTTTTGCATCACCAGCCCGCGATCCTATTTTGCCAGCATTCGGCGATGGCGCGTCACTGGACGAGGCAGGTCAGCTTGAGCTTATGGCGAAAGAAGGTCTTGAAAAGCGTCTGATTGAAGAAGTTTTCACAGATGATATGGACGAAGAGACACGTCAAGCCAAAGGTTCTGAGTATCGGGAGAGGCTGGATTTTGAAATCAGTGTTATTAACCAGATGGGTTTCCCTGGATACTTTTTGATCGTTTCGGATTTTATTCAATGGTCGAAAGAGCATGACATTCCAGTGGGACCAGGTCGTGGTTCTGGTGCGGGTTCGGTCGTTGCCTGGGCACTCACAATTACAGATCTGGATCCACTGCGGTTTGGTTTGCTGTTTGAACGTTTCTTGAACCCGGAACGGGTCAGTATGCCGGACTTTGATATCGATTTCTGCCAGGATAAGCGAGAGCAGGTCATCCGATATGTTCAGGATAAATACGGCCATGATCAGGTCGCCCAAATTATTACCTATGGTAAGTTGCAGGCCAAAGCTGCCATTCGGGATGTCGGACGCGTATTGCAGATGCCTTACGGGCAGGTGGACCGGATTAGTAAACTGATCCCGTCCAATCCGGCAAATCCGATGACTTTGCAAGAAGCCCTGGATAGTGAAGTTCCTCTCCGGGAAGCGCAGCGAAATGATCCGGAAGTTGCCCGTCTTATCGAAATTGCGTTGCAGCTTGAAGGTTTGTACCGCCACGCCTCTACTCATGCGGCTGGTGTTGTGATCGGGGACAGGGAACTTGATGAGTTGGTTCCTCTTTATCGAGACCCTAAATCAGACATGCCGGTCACTCAATATTCCATGAAATATGTGGAAACTGCTGGTCTTGTTAAGTTTGACTTTTTGGGTCTAAAAACCCTTACCGTGCTTGATCGGGCCAAAGACCTGATCGCCAAACGGGGTATTGAAATCAACTTTCCAACAGTTCCTCTTGATGATCCGAAAACCTTTGAGCTTCTTTCCCGTGGCGATACAGTTGGTGTCTTCCAGTTAGAGAGTTCCGGTATGAGGGACATGCTCCGGAAAATGCGGCCAGACGCCTTTGAAGATATCATTGCGATTGTGGCCCTTTACCGACCGGGACCCATGGAAAATATTCCCACCTATATCCGTTGTAAGCATGGAGAAGAGGAACCGAACCTTCTACATCCAAAGCTTCACGATATTCTGGAGGAAACCTACGGGGTTATTATTTACCAGGAGCAGGTGATGGAAATTGCCAAGATCCTGGCTGGATATAGCTTGGGTCAAGCAGACGTGCTGCGCCGTGCCATGGGTAAGAAAATTAAAGAGGAAATGGACAAGCAGCGGGCTTACTTCTGTGAAGGTGCCGAAAAAGAAGGTGTGGATCCTAAAGATGCCAGCCACATTTTTGATCTGGTTGCCAAGTTTGCTAGCTATGGATTCAATAAGTCCCATGCGGCAGCCTATGCACTTGTCTCCTATCATACCGCTTATTTGAAAGCGAATTTCCCAGTAGAGTTCATGGCCGCCTCTATGAGCTTGGATATCAACAACACGGATAAGCTCAATATTTTCCGCCAAGATTTGGAAAGGATGAAAATTCCACTTAATCCGCCATGCCTCAACAAATCACAAGTTGAGTTTGATGTTGAGTTTGAGGGCGAACAGGGAGCTGTCCGCTATGCACTTGCCGCGATTAAAAATGTGGGCCGGGAAGCCATGGCTGGAATTGTTAAAGAACGAAATGAAAATGGTGATTTTAAAGACATCTTTGATTTTGCTTCTCGACTAAATCCCAAATTCCTCAATAAACGGCAAGCTGAAAATCTGACCCGAGCAGGAGCGTTTGATAGCCTGCATGATGATAGAGCTCAAACTTTTGCATCGCTCGAAAATATCCTTCGCCACGCGCAGCAAATGGAGGAAGAGAGAGGTTCTGGGCAAGTCAATCTTTTTGGAGGTGCAGATACTTCTGTCAGTGTAGCCCCGGTAATGGTAGCGGCTCCCCGCTGGACATCTATGGAGCAGTTGAAGCAGGAGTTTGACGCGATCGGGTTTTATCTCTCGGGCCATCCATTGGATGCATACGCTAAAACGCTCGATAAGGCAGGTGTAAGAAGCAGTGCTGCCTTTCTGGCAGGCTTAAGCGCCTCTGAAAGTGCCGCGAAACTTGCAGGTACTGTGATGGGTAAGCGGCAGATCAAGACAAAGAAAGGCAAAGCCTTGGCGTTTGTGCAATTGTCTGATGCTTCAGGTGCTTTTGAGGTAACCATGTTTGAGGAAACCCTAATGCAATGTCGAGAGATCCTTGAAGTTGGAACCTCACTAGTGATTGGGGTATCCGGACACATGGATGTTGAGAATGAGCAACCGCGGATTACAGCACAGTCAGTTCAACGACTGGAGACCGTTGCCGCTCAAACAGGGGATGGTGTGCGGATCTTCCTGGATAACGATGAACAGTTGAGCCAAATTGCCAGCATATTGGATAAAGGTGGGCCAGGGCGGGGCCGGGTTGCTTTTGTCGTTAATTTGGAGGAGGAAAATAGGGAAGTAGAGGTGGATCTGTCGGCCACCTACACAATTTCTCCTGAAATCCGTCAAGCTCTGAAATATGTCTCTGGTGTCCTGGATGTTCACGATATTTAG